From a single Chitinophaga sp. Cy-1792 genomic region:
- a CDS encoding 3'-5' exoribonuclease domain-containing protein, whose protein sequence is MPYIMVDIEADGPIPGDYSMISFGAVVVEESLSETFYGQLKPISSQFIPEALAVSGFSREETLTFEDPARVMQNFSTWLKKQAHKGQPRFISDNNGFDWMFICWYLHHFTGANPFGHSSQNLGSLYKGLVNDASKNFKHLRVRKHTHHPVDDAIGNAEALLTMKKELKFNIKL, encoded by the coding sequence ATGCCTTACATTATGGTCGATATCGAGGCCGATGGCCCGATTCCCGGCGATTATTCCATGATTAGCTTTGGAGCTGTTGTTGTAGAAGAATCTCTCAGCGAAACTTTTTACGGACAACTGAAACCTATTTCTTCCCAATTTATTCCCGAAGCACTCGCCGTTTCCGGCTTTTCCAGGGAAGAAACTTTAACATTCGAAGACCCTGCCAGGGTAATGCAAAATTTCAGCACATGGCTGAAAAAACAAGCCCACAAAGGCCAGCCAAGGTTTATCAGCGATAATAACGGTTTCGACTGGATGTTCATTTGCTGGTACCTGCATCATTTTACCGGCGCCAATCCATTTGGCCACAGCAGCCAGAACCTCGGCAGTTTGTACAAAGGACTGGTCAATGATGCATCCAAAAACTTCAAACACCTCCGCGTACGCAAGCATACCCATCACCCCGTTGATGACGCTATCGGGAATGCGGAAGCACTGCTCACCATGAAAAAAGAATTAAAGTTCAACATAAAATTGTAA
- a CDS encoding glutamate synthase subunit beta, with the protein MGKPTGFLEFTREMPGKTDPRERTKNYNEFVERYADNKLNQQAARCMNCGVPFCHSGCPLGNVIPEFNDAVYHQDWKEAYDILSSTNNFPEFTGRICPAPCESACVLGINQPPVAIEEIEKHIIEIAFDKGHVQAKTPRVRTGKKVAVVGSGPAGLAAAAQLNYAGHQVTVFERDDAPGGLLRYGIPDFKLEKWVIERRVKLMEEEGVTFQCNTNIGVDIPANDLLREFNAVVLAGGSTIPRDLTIPGRELKGVHYAMDFLKQQNKRVGERPVDGQDIWATGKNVVVIGGGDTGSDCVGTSNRHGAVSITQLELLPKPPGERTDYMPWPTFPMVLKTSSSHDEGADRQWAIATKEFIGDENGHLKALRIVDLQWSLSHDGRPAKFTEVPGSERDIPCELALLAMGFVHPQHTGMLDQLEVEKDERGNVRATEKNYLTSIPKVFTAGDMRRGQSLVVWAISEGRECARKVDEFLMGTSQLESKDHSLQAMAL; encoded by the coding sequence ATGGGTAAGCCTACAGGATTCCTGGAATTTACACGCGAGATGCCGGGGAAAACAGATCCACGGGAAAGGACAAAAAACTACAACGAGTTTGTAGAGCGCTACGCCGATAATAAATTAAATCAGCAGGCCGCCCGCTGCATGAACTGCGGTGTGCCTTTCTGCCACAGCGGATGCCCGCTGGGTAACGTTATTCCTGAGTTCAATGATGCCGTATATCATCAGGACTGGAAAGAAGCATACGATATCTTATCATCTACCAATAACTTCCCGGAATTTACCGGCCGTATCTGCCCGGCGCCTTGCGAAAGCGCCTGTGTACTGGGTATCAATCAGCCTCCGGTAGCTATTGAAGAGATAGAAAAACATATTATTGAAATCGCTTTCGATAAAGGACACGTACAGGCAAAAACGCCTCGCGTACGTACAGGCAAGAAAGTTGCAGTAGTTGGCTCAGGTCCTGCCGGACTTGCAGCTGCAGCTCAACTGAATTATGCCGGTCATCAGGTTACTGTTTTCGAAAGAGATGATGCCCCGGGAGGCTTGCTGCGCTACGGTATTCCAGACTTTAAGCTGGAGAAATGGGTGATAGAACGCCGTGTGAAACTGATGGAAGAAGAAGGGGTAACTTTCCAGTGTAATACCAACATCGGTGTGGATATTCCTGCCAACGATCTGTTGAGAGAATTCAACGCTGTGGTGCTTGCAGGTGGTTCAACCATTCCACGCGATCTCACCATCCCTGGCCGCGAGCTGAAAGGAGTACATTATGCCATGGACTTCCTCAAACAACAGAACAAACGCGTTGGCGAAAGACCAGTAGACGGACAGGATATCTGGGCTACCGGCAAAAATGTAGTGGTGATTGGTGGTGGAGATACCGGTTCCGACTGTGTGGGCACCAGCAACCGTCATGGTGCAGTGAGCATTACACAACTCGAATTATTACCGAAACCTCCGGGCGAACGTACTGATTATATGCCTTGGCCTACCTTCCCGATGGTCCTCAAAACATCTTCCTCTCATGATGAAGGTGCCGACCGTCAGTGGGCTATCGCTACCAAAGAATTCATCGGTGATGAAAACGGCCATCTGAAAGCACTCCGCATCGTAGACCTCCAATGGTCGCTGAGTCATGATGGCCGCCCGGCGAAATTCACTGAAGTTCCAGGCTCAGAAAGAGACATTCCTTGCGAACTGGCTCTCCTGGCAATGGGCTTCGTTCATCCGCAACACACCGGCATGCTCGATCAGCTGGAAGTGGAAAAAGATGAAAGAGGTAACGTAAGGGCTACCGAAAAGAATTACCTGACATCCATACCTAAAGTGTTCACCGCCGGTGATATGCGTCGCGGTCAGTCACTGGTAGTATGGGCAATTAGCGAAGGTCGCGAGTGTGCAAGAAAAGTGGATGAATTCCTGATGGGTACCTCCCAGCTGGAAAGTAAAGACCATTCGTTACAAGCTATGGCTTTGTAA
- a CDS encoding glycoside hydrolase family 10 protein — protein sequence MLKQLLAGAILLMGIMQQAWAQLPPKREMRAVWVATVENIDWPSRRGLSSDQQKQEFITLLDQMQRNGMNAVVVQIRPAADAFYPSQYEPWSEYLTGQQGKPPFPYYDPLQFMIEETHKRGMEFHAWFNPYRAVFSVSRSTIAADHITRLKPQWFVTYDGKKYFDPGVPEVRDYVTSIIKDVVKRYDVDAIHFDDYFYPYRVPGKEFPDNTSYRLYGGNMMKDDWRRANVDAIIEKLSKAIKAEKPYVKFGISPFGVWRNRDRDPEGSYTRGGMSNYDDLYADVVKWLKKGWIDYVTPQLYWERGHRLVDYEILLNWWSQHGYGRQVYIGHGVYKINSNAIWKNPNEIPSQIEEARTLNTVQGSFFYSAKSFAGNPLGLEDTLRYHLYKYPALRPTMDWLPNMAPESPYFDDAFERPGYLEIHWSDGDTTGHTKQYVLYRFEQNESINLTDPTKILAILPQTSDPEYKDRSYVKGKDYTYVLTALDRLQNESLASEPLRIRLNGNKVDIFFEQ from the coding sequence ATGTTGAAGCAATTATTAGCTGGTGCGATCTTACTGATGGGCATTATGCAGCAGGCCTGGGCGCAATTACCGCCCAAAAGGGAAATGAGAGCCGTTTGGGTAGCCACGGTCGAAAACATCGACTGGCCGTCCAGGAGAGGCCTGAGTTCGGACCAGCAGAAGCAGGAATTTATTACGCTGCTGGACCAGATGCAGCGAAACGGTATGAATGCAGTGGTTGTTCAGATAAGACCTGCCGCTGACGCATTCTACCCTTCGCAGTATGAACCATGGTCCGAATACCTCACCGGACAGCAGGGCAAACCGCCTTTTCCGTATTATGATCCGCTACAGTTCATGATAGAGGAAACGCATAAGCGCGGGATGGAATTTCATGCCTGGTTCAATCCTTATCGTGCAGTCTTTAGCGTTAGTCGCAGCACCATTGCCGCGGATCATATCACACGTCTGAAGCCACAATGGTTCGTAACCTACGATGGCAAGAAATATTTTGACCCTGGCGTACCGGAAGTGCGCGACTATGTTACTTCTATCATCAAAGACGTGGTAAAACGCTATGATGTGGATGCCATTCACTTCGACGATTACTTCTATCCATATCGTGTTCCGGGAAAAGAGTTCCCTGACAACACTTCCTATCGCCTTTATGGCGGCAACATGATGAAAGACGACTGGCGCAGGGCCAATGTGGACGCTATCATCGAAAAGCTGAGCAAAGCCATCAAAGCAGAAAAGCCTTACGTAAAGTTTGGTATCAGTCCTTTTGGTGTATGGCGCAATCGCGACCGCGATCCCGAAGGTTCGTATACCCGTGGAGGCATGTCGAACTACGACGACCTGTATGCAGACGTGGTGAAATGGCTGAAGAAGGGATGGATAGATTATGTAACGCCGCAACTGTATTGGGAGAGAGGGCACAGGCTGGTTGACTACGAGATTTTGCTGAACTGGTGGAGTCAGCATGGTTATGGCCGCCAGGTGTATATTGGGCATGGCGTATACAAAATCAACAGCAATGCCATCTGGAAGAATCCGAATGAGATCCCTTCCCAGATTGAAGAAGCGCGTACCCTCAATACTGTACAAGGCAGCTTCTTCTATAGTGCGAAATCTTTTGCCGGCAATCCGCTGGGCCTGGAAGACACATTACGCTATCATCTTTATAAATACCCGGCCTTACGTCCAACGATGGACTGGTTGCCTAATATGGCTCCTGAGTCGCCTTATTTCGATGACGCCTTCGAGCGTCCCGGCTACCTGGAAATCCATTGGTCTGACGGTGATACCACCGGCCATACCAAACAATATGTATTATATAGATTTGAACAGAACGAGAGCATCAACCTGACTGATCCGACCAAGATCTTAGCCATACTGCCACAGACCTCCGATCCGGAGTATAAAGACCGCAGCTATGTAAAAGGGAAGGATTACACTTATGTGCTTACGGCGCTCGACAGATTACAGAATGAGAGTCTGGCCAGTGAGCCACTACGTATACGCCTGAACGGAAATAAGGTGGACATCTTCTTTGAACAATAA
- a CDS encoding mechanosensitive ion channel family protein translates to MRILCAVIITCILCSFRQNAQAQADSVKARNQAAADTQLVITTAWLRETDSIIKADSTEKQTMLNQLESLKSSNDLKKQKELQEKLAVFQQADSLKKQQQLQRIQRLRATQKGIPVVPFQDTLYYVYNKLGPLLPSERAANTERKIRQLADDPMFSKDSILAINNENNIDIVYGEIILSTITNDDALWMDKDKPALAQARIQAIAASIEKYQEENSWKSLLIRIGLLIAILLVFAGLVYLINRVFRRIRKRINEKKERYFKGLKVQGYAILNPEKQLNVAYSALRIVRIVIVLLMFYLTLPIIFSIFPWTKGIANSLIQWTLAPVRSILNSVLHYLPKLLTIIVIYIVTRYIVKGVDYLAKEIAIGNFVIKGFYADWARPTASGIKFLLYAFMFVIIFPYLPGADSKIFQGVSVFLGILFSLGSSSAISNIIAGFVITYMRPFKIGDKIKIGEITGVVIEKSLLVTRLRTITNEEITVPNASILNGHTINYSSASKDLGLILHTSVTIGYDAPWKTVHELLINAALATEHISKDKPPFVLQTALGDFAVTYEINAYTDQVKLMPEIYSELHQNIQDKFNEAGVEIMSPNYFAHRNGASSTIPAEYQNKQKPDDTFKVSVEKGE, encoded by the coding sequence ATGAGAATCTTATGCGCCGTTATTATAACGTGTATACTGTGCTCTTTCAGACAAAACGCCCAGGCACAGGCAGACAGTGTAAAAGCCAGAAATCAGGCTGCAGCCGACACCCAACTGGTCATCACAACGGCCTGGCTGCGGGAAACCGACTCCATTATCAAAGCTGATTCCACGGAGAAACAGACCATGCTCAACCAGCTTGAGTCGCTCAAATCCTCCAATGATCTCAAAAAACAAAAAGAATTACAGGAAAAACTGGCCGTCTTTCAGCAGGCCGATTCCCTGAAAAAGCAACAGCAGCTACAGCGCATACAGCGCCTGCGCGCCACGCAAAAAGGTATTCCGGTTGTCCCGTTCCAAGATACGCTCTACTACGTCTACAATAAACTCGGCCCCTTATTACCCAGCGAAAGAGCCGCCAATACCGAACGTAAAATCCGGCAACTGGCCGATGATCCCATGTTCAGTAAAGATTCTATTCTGGCTATCAATAATGAAAATAATATAGATATTGTTTATGGAGAGATTATCCTTTCCACCATCACCAATGATGATGCACTGTGGATGGACAAAGACAAACCGGCACTGGCACAAGCCCGTATACAAGCCATTGCCGCCTCCATAGAAAAGTACCAGGAAGAAAACAGCTGGAAAAGCCTGCTCATAAGAATCGGACTACTCATCGCTATACTGCTGGTTTTCGCCGGACTGGTATATCTTATTAACCGCGTATTTCGTCGCATACGGAAACGCATAAACGAAAAAAAAGAACGCTACTTCAAAGGGCTGAAAGTACAGGGCTACGCCATCCTGAACCCAGAGAAACAGCTGAACGTCGCCTACAGCGCACTTCGTATAGTCCGCATCGTTATCGTGCTGCTGATGTTCTATCTCACGCTTCCCATTATCTTCAGCATCTTCCCCTGGACAAAAGGTATCGCCAATAGCCTCATACAATGGACACTCGCGCCCGTCAGATCTATTTTGAACAGCGTGCTTCATTATCTGCCTAAATTATTGACTATAATTGTAATATACATAGTAACAAGGTATATAGTAAAAGGGGTGGACTACCTCGCCAAAGAAATAGCTATCGGCAATTTTGTGATCAAAGGGTTTTATGCCGACTGGGCAAGACCTACCGCCAGTGGCATAAAATTTCTGCTGTACGCATTCATGTTTGTGATCATCTTTCCCTATCTGCCAGGAGCAGATTCTAAAATATTTCAGGGGGTTTCTGTATTCCTGGGTATCCTGTTTTCTCTTGGATCATCTTCTGCCATATCCAATATCATTGCGGGTTTTGTAATTACGTATATGCGTCCGTTTAAGATAGGAGATAAGATCAAAATAGGGGAGATAACCGGCGTGGTCATAGAAAAATCGTTATTGGTAACAAGACTCAGGACGATTACAAATGAAGAGATCACCGTTCCAAACGCCAGTATACTCAATGGACATACGATCAATTATTCCTCTGCCAGCAAAGATCTTGGTCTGATACTGCACACCAGCGTGACTATTGGTTATGACGCCCCCTGGAAAACCGTACATGAACTGCTGATCAACGCAGCCCTCGCCACTGAACATATCTCTAAAGACAAGCCCCCATTTGTTTTACAGACAGCGCTGGGCGATTTTGCCGTTACCTACGAAATCAACGCCTACACAGATCAGGTCAAACTCATGCCTGAAATATATTCTGAGCTTCACCAAAACATTCAGGATAAATTTAACGAAGCAGGCGTGGAGATCATGTCGCCCAACTATTTTGCACACCGAAACGGCGCCTCCTCCACGATTCCAGCCGAATATCAAAACAAGCAAAAACCAGATGATACCTTTAAGGTGTCTGTAGAAAAAGGAGAATAG
- the gltB gene encoding glutamate synthase large subunit produces the protein MDEVKQTQGLYRPEFEHDACGTGFTAHIKGRKSHHIISDALTMLENMEHRGACGCEQNTGDGAGILFQLPHEFLYDECLKLGIRLPEFGKYGVGMIFFPKEPRWREECREILERSAEKLGLEILGYRKVPVRPDGIGESALSVEPEIEQVFIACPFNISDVETFERKLYVLRNYVSKTVRNTVPKEKALFYVASLSTKTIVYKGQLTTYQVRHYYPDLSDEKMVSAFALIHSRFATNTFPSWRLAHPYRYIAHNGEINTLKGNLNWLRAGERDFVSKYFSAEEMEMLLPIVEEGQSDSASLDNVIELLTLSGRSLPHVMMMLVPEAWDGNEDMDPVKKAFYEYHASLMEPWDGPASISFTDGKIIGATLDRNGLRPSRFVVTKDDRVIMASEAGVLPIDPKNVKEKGRLQPGKMFIVDMEQGRIIGDEELKQQICSQQPYGEWLNKYKIRLEELPEPRVTFTHLEHEQIFKYQRAFGYTTEDLNTIIAPMAIDGKEPIGSMGTDAPLAVLSNQPQHLCNYFKQLFAQVTNPPIDPIREKLVMSLATFVGNNGNLLDEDPLHCHGLALNHPILNNYELEKIRSIDTGLFQAKTLHTYFKADGKPGSIEKGLARLCRYAVDAVEDGFEVIILSDRAIDSEHAAIPSILAASAVHHHLIRKGYRGQVGLIVEAGDIWEVHHFACLLGFGVTAINPYLALSTIRDMKLNGKLDTDQDADKLKKNYIKAVCEGLLKVFSKMGISTLQSYQGAQIFEILGINQSVVDKYFTGAVSRIQGLTTDDIARETLAKHWVGYGRKETPVQRLTEGGVYQWKRKGEFHLFNPNTIHLLQYSTRMGDYSVFKKYSKAVNDQAEKACTLRSMFSFKRTRPSISIDEVEPANVILKRFATGAMSFGSISHEAHSTLAIAMNRIGAKSNTGEGGEDEIRYEQLPNGDSMRSSIKQVASARFGVTSEYLTNADELQIKMAQGAKPGEGGQLPGHKVDEWIAKVRHSTPGVGLISPPPHHDIYSIEDLAQLIFDLKNANRAARISVKLVSKAGVGTIAAGVAKAHADVVLVSGFDGGTGASPISSIKHAGLPWELGLAESHQTLVKNKLRSRVVLQTDGQLKTGRDIAIATLLGAEEWGVATAALVVEGCIMMRKCHVNTCPVGVATQDPELRKRFTGDAQHVVNLFHYLVEEMREIMADLGFRTVNEMVGQVDSLQMREDISNWKTQKLDLSPILFKEPAAPETGLYKQEEQDHGLREVLDWQLLKAAQPALEKKLRVYQQFPVKNTDRTIGTILSNEITKRYKSEGLPEDTLHFKFLGSAGQSFGAFSTKGLTLELEGEANDYFGKGLSGSKLILYPAGEAGFKAEENIIAGNVCFYGATSGEAYIRGKAGERFCVRNSGATIVAEGVGDHGCEYMTGGRAVILGETGRNFGAGMSGGIAYVYDVKGNFANHCNRDMIDLDPLDQEDVTALQDLITKHHAYTNSTVAKFILKDWENQLRHFVKVFPKEYKAVLKSGKAVSQKVGK, from the coding sequence ATGGATGAAGTGAAGCAAACGCAAGGTTTATACCGTCCTGAATTTGAACATGATGCCTGCGGAACAGGTTTTACCGCCCATATTAAGGGGCGTAAATCCCACCATATTATTAGTGATGCGCTTACCATGTTAGAGAACATGGAACACCGCGGAGCCTGCGGCTGTGAGCAAAACACTGGTGATGGTGCAGGAATCCTGTTTCAGCTGCCACATGAGTTTTTGTATGACGAGTGTCTGAAGCTGGGCATTCGTTTACCGGAATTTGGTAAATACGGTGTAGGGATGATTTTCTTCCCTAAAGAACCTCGTTGGCGCGAAGAGTGCCGTGAAATCCTGGAACGCAGCGCGGAAAAGCTGGGCCTGGAAATTCTTGGCTACCGCAAGGTGCCTGTGCGCCCCGATGGTATCGGTGAAAGCGCCCTCTCTGTAGAACCTGAAATCGAACAGGTATTTATCGCCTGTCCTTTTAATATTAGTGATGTAGAGACATTCGAACGTAAGCTCTACGTACTCCGCAACTACGTATCTAAAACAGTACGTAACACCGTTCCTAAAGAAAAGGCGCTGTTCTACGTTGCTTCACTCTCTACTAAAACCATCGTTTATAAAGGTCAGCTGACTACCTACCAGGTACGTCATTATTACCCGGACCTTTCCGACGAGAAAATGGTGTCAGCATTTGCGCTGATCCATAGCCGTTTTGCAACCAATACCTTCCCTAGCTGGCGCCTGGCGCACCCTTACAGGTATATCGCACACAACGGTGAAATCAATACTTTAAAAGGTAACCTCAACTGGCTCCGTGCCGGCGAAAGAGATTTCGTTTCCAAATATTTCAGTGCTGAAGAAATGGAAATGCTGCTTCCTATCGTGGAAGAAGGCCAGTCCGACTCTGCCAGCCTCGACAACGTAATTGAACTGCTGACTTTATCCGGCCGTTCCCTCCCTCATGTAATGATGATGCTGGTTCCGGAAGCATGGGACGGCAATGAGGATATGGACCCGGTTAAAAAGGCATTCTACGAATACCATGCTTCCCTGATGGAGCCATGGGATGGTCCTGCTTCTATCTCTTTCACAGATGGTAAGATCATCGGTGCTACGCTGGACCGTAACGGTCTTCGCCCAAGCCGCTTCGTAGTTACCAAAGACGACCGCGTAATCATGGCTTCTGAAGCAGGTGTATTACCGATCGATCCTAAAAATGTTAAAGAAAAAGGCCGCCTGCAACCTGGTAAAATGTTTATCGTAGACATGGAGCAGGGCCGTATCATTGGTGATGAAGAGCTGAAACAACAGATCTGCTCTCAGCAACCATATGGCGAGTGGCTGAATAAATATAAAATCCGCCTGGAAGAACTGCCTGAACCTCGTGTAACTTTTACTCACCTGGAACATGAGCAGATCTTTAAATACCAACGTGCTTTCGGATATACTACAGAAGACCTGAACACTATCATTGCGCCAATGGCCATCGATGGTAAGGAACCTATCGGTTCTATGGGTACAGATGCGCCACTGGCTGTATTAAGCAACCAGCCGCAACATCTCTGTAACTACTTCAAGCAGTTGTTTGCCCAGGTTACCAACCCGCCAATCGACCCTATCAGAGAGAAACTGGTGATGTCCCTGGCCACTTTCGTTGGTAACAATGGTAACCTGCTGGATGAAGATCCACTGCACTGCCACGGCTTAGCACTGAATCACCCGATTCTTAATAACTACGAACTGGAGAAAATCCGCAGTATTGATACCGGTCTGTTCCAGGCTAAAACCCTGCATACCTATTTCAAGGCGGATGGTAAACCTGGTTCTATTGAGAAAGGTCTGGCGAGATTATGCCGCTATGCGGTAGATGCGGTGGAAGATGGCTTTGAGGTAATCATTCTGTCTGACCGTGCGATCGACTCAGAGCATGCGGCTATTCCTTCTATCCTGGCTGCATCTGCCGTTCACCACCATCTGATCAGAAAAGGTTATCGTGGTCAGGTAGGACTGATCGTAGAAGCCGGTGATATCTGGGAAGTACATCACTTTGCTTGTCTCCTGGGCTTCGGCGTTACCGCTATCAACCCTTACCTGGCACTCAGCACCATCCGCGATATGAAGCTGAATGGCAAGCTGGATACCGATCAGGATGCAGACAAACTGAAGAAAAACTACATCAAAGCCGTATGTGAAGGCTTGCTGAAAGTATTCTCCAAAATGGGTATCTCTACCCTGCAATCTTACCAGGGTGCACAAATATTTGAGATCCTCGGTATCAACCAATCCGTGGTTGATAAATATTTCACTGGTGCTGTTTCCCGCATCCAGGGCTTAACTACAGATGATATTGCCCGTGAAACACTGGCAAAACACTGGGTAGGTTATGGCCGTAAGGAAACACCGGTACAACGCCTCACAGAAGGTGGTGTATACCAGTGGAAACGTAAAGGTGAATTCCATCTTTTCAATCCTAATACGATACACCTGCTGCAATATTCCACTCGTATGGGAGATTACAGCGTGTTTAAAAAATACTCTAAAGCTGTCAACGATCAGGCGGAGAAAGCATGTACCCTGCGTAGCATGTTCTCTTTCAAGCGTACCCGTCCTTCTATTTCTATTGATGAAGTAGAGCCGGCAAACGTGATCCTGAAACGTTTTGCAACAGGTGCGATGAGCTTCGGTTCCATCTCACATGAGGCACACTCCACACTGGCTATTGCCATGAACCGCATAGGTGCTAAAAGCAATACCGGTGAAGGGGGAGAAGATGAAATCCGCTACGAGCAGCTGCCAAACGGCGACTCTATGCGTTCTTCCATCAAACAGGTAGCCAGCGCACGTTTTGGTGTAACCAGTGAATATCTTACCAATGCAGATGAACTGCAGATTAAGATGGCACAAGGTGCGAAACCAGGCGAAGGTGGCCAGTTACCTGGTCATAAAGTAGATGAATGGATCGCGAAAGTAAGACACTCTACACCTGGTGTAGGTCTGATTTCTCCGCCTCCACACCACGATATCTATTCTATCGAGGATCTGGCACAGCTGATCTTTGACCTGAAAAATGCTAACCGCGCTGCACGTATCAGTGTGAAACTGGTATCTAAAGCCGGTGTAGGAACTATCGCTGCCGGCGTAGCCAAAGCACATGCCGATGTAGTACTGGTTTCAGGCTTCGATGGTGGTACCGGTGCATCTCCTATCAGTTCTATCAAACATGCGGGTCTGCCTTGGGAACTCGGCCTGGCTGAATCTCACCAGACACTCGTAAAAAATAAACTCCGCAGCCGTGTTGTTCTCCAGACAGACGGTCAGCTGAAAACAGGTCGTGATATCGCTATCGCTACGCTGTTAGGTGCGGAAGAATGGGGCGTTGCTACTGCTGCACTGGTAGTAGAAGGTTGTATCATGATGCGTAAATGCCATGTGAATACCTGCCCGGTAGGTGTGGCCACTCAGGATCCTGAGCTGCGCAAACGCTTCACCGGCGATGCACAACACGTAGTAAACCTCTTCCACTACCTGGTAGAAGAAATGCGTGAAATCATGGCTGATCTTGGATTCCGTACCGTTAATGAAATGGTGGGCCAGGTAGATAGTCTGCAAATGCGTGAAGATATCAGCAACTGGAAAACACAGAAACTGGATCTTTCTCCAATCTTATTCAAAGAACCGGCAGCTCCTGAAACCGGCCTGTACAAACAGGAAGAGCAGGACCACGGTCTGAGAGAAGTACTGGACTGGCAGCTGCTGAAAGCAGCACAGCCTGCACTGGAAAAGAAACTCAGGGTTTATCAACAATTCCCTGTTAAAAATACTGACCGTACAATCGGTACTATTTTATCAAACGAAATCACTAAACGCTACAAGAGCGAAGGCTTACCGGAGGACACCCTCCACTTCAAATTCCTTGGTTCAGCAGGTCAAAGCTTTGGCGCATTTTCTACCAAAGGTTTGACCCTGGAACTGGAAGGGGAAGCAAACGACTACTTCGGTAAAGGCTTGTCTGGTTCAAAACTGATCCTCTATCCGGCAGGAGAAGCAGGCTTCAAGGCAGAAGAAAACATCATTGCGGGCAACGTTTGCTTCTATGGTGCTACTTCCGGAGAGGCTTATATCCGCGGTAAAGCAGGCGAACGCTTCTGCGTACGTAACTCAGGAGCTACCATCGTAGCGGAAGGCGTAGGAGATCACGGATGTGAATATATGACTGGTGGCCGTGCTGTTATCCTCGGTGAAACAGGACGCAACTTCGGCGCAGGTATGAGTGGTGGTATCGCTTATGTATATGATGTTAAAGGCAACTTCGCCAATCATTGCAACCGCGATATGATCGACCTGGACCCACTGGACCAGGAAGATGTAACCGCCCTCCAGGACCTGATTACCAAACACCACGCCTATACGAATAGTACCGTGGCCAAGTTTATACTGAAAGACTGGGAAAACCAGCTGCGTCACTTTGTTAAAGTATTCCCTAAAGAATACAAGGCTGTGTTGAAATCAGGGAAAGCAGTAAGCCAGAAAGTAGGTAAATAG
- a CDS encoding methylglyoxal synthase: MQQVKTLKARKRIALIAHDHKKAELIEWATYNKVVLSRHELYATGTTGKLIEQALDVSVRKLLSGPLGGDQQIGALVAEGALDVIIFFWDPMEALPHDPDIKALLRLGVVWNIPIANNRSTADFLLTSPLMHEDYEVILPDYAQYLGRKV; this comes from the coding sequence ATGCAACAGGTAAAAACGCTTAAAGCACGCAAACGCATCGCATTAATTGCGCACGATCATAAGAAAGCCGAATTGATTGAATGGGCAACTTACAACAAGGTTGTTCTGAGTCGCCATGAGTTATATGCTACCGGCACCACCGGTAAGCTGATAGAGCAGGCACTGGATGTATCCGTACGTAAGCTGCTTAGCGGACCACTTGGTGGCGACCAGCAGATAGGAGCGCTGGTAGCAGAAGGCGCCCTGGATGTGATCATCTTCTTCTGGGACCCAATGGAAGCTTTGCCCCACGACCCCGATATTAAAGCACTCCTGCGACTCGGCGTTGTTTGGAATATTCCAATCGCCAACAACAGATCCACCGCAGATTTCCTGCTGACATCACCATTGATGCACGAGGATTATGAAGTGATTTTACCAGACTACGCACAGTACCTGGGCAGGAAAGTATAA